A window of the Alnus glutinosa chromosome 4, dhAlnGlut1.1, whole genome shotgun sequence genome harbors these coding sequences:
- the LOC133865442 gene encoding uncharacterized protein LOC133865442, with protein sequence MEQRIRQFDAMEQRMRHFDAMEQRMRHFEAFMSSTGLSFVCPGAQQSSPAHVGSTSSVSSAPAGNATTVGPLSPSGQLLSQQSPLGTPSPVTPSLAGQSTVGEVTPGTAPRDPQRRPPDL encoded by the exons atggagcagcgcatacgacagtttgatgctatggagcagcgcatgcgacattttgatgctatggagcagcgcatgcgacattttgaggccttcatgtcctctacaggattatcgttcgtatgccctggtgctcagcagtcttcacctgcacacgtaggtagtacgtcatctgttagtagtgcgcctgcag gtaatgcgacaacggttggtccgttgtcgccttctggacaattgctgagccaacaatcccctctcgggactccatcgcccgttacaccatctcttgcgggacaatcgacagttggcgaggtcacgcccgggactgcacctcgtgatccgcagcgacgtcctccagatttgtag